From Sodalis glossinidius str. 'morsitans', the proteins below share one genomic window:
- a CDS encoding IS5 family transposase, with protein sequence MAKQKFKITNWSTYNKALKQRGALTIWLDESAIVAWTEKTTPERRVAGRFTTQIWLSPLFLMMKRVFGLSLRALQGFVDAIFKLMVLPLRCPDYSLISKRAKTVKISIKTPTRGEISPLVIDGTGLKVFGEGEWKVRQHGADRRRVWRKLHMAADSATHEIICADLSPSGKTDAQALPALINQTQRKSREASADGRLRYPLLP encoded by the coding sequence ATGGCAAAGCAAAAGTTTAAAATAACCAACTGGTCCACTTACAACAAAGCTCTCAAGCAGCGCGGGGCTCTAACGATATGGCTGGATGAGTCGGCAATTGTTGCATGGACGGAAAAAACAACGCCTGAACGGCGCGTGGCCGGCCGCTTCACTACGCAGATATGGCTATCACCACTGTTTCTGATGATGAAACGCGTGTTTGGCCTTTCGTTAAGGGCTTTACAGGGCTTCGTTGACGCCATTTTTAAACTGATGGTGCTGCCGCTAAGATGCCCAGACTACTCGCTGATAAGCAAGCGAGCAAAGACAGTTAAGATCAGCATAAAAACGCCGACCCGTGGTGAAATCTCACCTCTAGTCATTGACGGAACCGGCCTGAAGGTCTTTGGTGAAGGCGAATGGAAAGTCCGACAGCATGGTGCCGACAGACGGAGGGTGTGGCGTAAGCTGCATATGGCCGCAGACAGTGCAACGCATGAGATTATCTGTGCTGACTTATCGCCCAGCGGTAAGACGGATGCTCAGGCCCTACCAGCTCTGATAAACCAGACCCAGCGGAAAAGCAGGGAAGCGTCGGCTGATGGGCGATTACGATACCCGCTACTGCCATAA
- the ompA gene encoding porin OmpA: MKKTAIALAVALAGFATVAQAAPKDDTWYTGGKLGWSQYHDTGFYGNGFDNRIANGPTRDDQLGAGAFLGYQANPYLGFELGYDWLGRMAYKGSVNNGAFKAQGISLAAKLSYPLTDDLDIYTRLGGMVWRADSKGAYDNGNAGRVSDHDTGVSPLAAVGLEYAWTKNWATRLDYQWVNNIGDAGTVGTRPDNSMLSVGVSYRFGQDEVAPPAPAPAPVVQTKHFTLKSDVLFNFDKATLKPEGQQALDQLYSQLSSMDPKDGSVVVLGYTDRIGTEQYNQKLSQERAQSVVSYLVSKGIPSDKISARGMGKSNPVTGNTCNSVKGRAAVISCLAPDRRVEIEVKGIKDVVTQPQD; the protein is encoded by the coding sequence ATGAAAAAGACAGCTATCGCACTTGCAGTGGCACTGGCAGGTTTCGCAACCGTAGCGCAAGCCGCTCCGAAAGACGACACCTGGTACACTGGCGGCAAACTGGGCTGGTCCCAGTACCACGACACCGGTTTCTACGGTAACGGTTTCGACAACCGCATCGCCAACGGTCCTACCCGTGATGACCAGTTGGGCGCGGGTGCTTTTCTAGGCTATCAGGCGAACCCTTACTTGGGCTTCGAGCTGGGCTATGATTGGCTGGGCCGTATGGCGTATAAAGGCAGCGTGAATAACGGTGCTTTCAAAGCGCAGGGCATTTCCCTCGCAGCCAAGCTGAGCTACCCGCTGACCGACGACCTGGACATCTACACCCGTTTGGGCGGCATGGTATGGCGTGCTGATTCCAAAGGTGCTTACGACAACGGCAATGCCGGCCGCGTAAGCGACCATGATACCGGCGTTTCGCCGCTGGCCGCTGTGGGTCTGGAATATGCCTGGACCAAAAACTGGGCTACCCGTCTGGACTACCAGTGGGTTAACAACATCGGTGATGCCGGTACCGTCGGTACCCGTCCTGATAACTCCATGCTGAGCGTTGGCGTGTCCTACCGCTTCGGCCAGGATGAAGTAGCTCCTCCGGCTCCGGCTCCGGCTCCGGTTGTTCAGACCAAGCACTTCACCCTGAAGTCTGACGTACTGTTCAACTTCGACAAAGCCACCCTGAAACCGGAAGGTCAGCAGGCGCTGGATCAGCTGTACTCTCAGCTGAGCTCGATGGATCCGAAAGACGGTTCTGTCGTCGTTCTGGGCTATACCGACCGTATCGGTACCGAGCAGTACAACCAGAAACTCTCGCAGGAACGCGCTCAGAGCGTCGTAAGTTACCTGGTTTCTAAAGGTATCCCTTCCGATAAGATTTCCGCACGCGGTATGGGTAAATCCAACCCGGTTACCGGCAATACCTGTAACAGCGTGAAAGGCCGCGCCGCAGTCATCAGCTGCCTGGCCCCGGATCGTCGCGTAGAGATCGAAGTGAAAGGCATCAAAGACGTGGTAACCCAGCCGCAGGATTAA
- the sulA gene encoding SOS-induced cell division inhibitor SulA, with the protein MQSRWLLWLTSSRRLSRPWLAQSGLPLQKVVQLRQPSAFDTVAAMEKALLTGNFSVILGWFPAELSETDKRRLQDAAQQGGTFGFIIYPQNGSNRHSGQFSGLKIHSTLYH; encoded by the coding sequence TTGCAATCCCGGTGGCTACTGTGGCTGACATCGTCACGGCGGCTGAGCCGTCCCTGGCTGGCCCAGTCGGGCCTACCGCTGCAAAAGGTGGTGCAGCTGCGTCAGCCGTCAGCGTTCGATACCGTGGCGGCAATGGAAAAAGCCTTGCTCACCGGCAATTTCAGCGTCATTCTGGGGTGGTTTCCTGCGGAACTGTCGGAAACGGATAAGCGTCGTTTGCAGGATGCCGCCCAGCAAGGCGGAACTTTTGGCTTCATCATATATCCGCAAAACGGCTCGAATCGTCATTCTGGACAGTTTTCAGGGTTAAAAATTCACTCAACTTTGTATCATTAA